A window of Ranitomeya variabilis isolate aRanVar5 chromosome 2, aRanVar5.hap1, whole genome shotgun sequence contains these coding sequences:
- the LOC143809313 gene encoding POU domain, class 5, transcription factor 1.2-like, whose protein sequence is MEAFTKTLKSKRVSLGYTQADLGYALGVLYGKSFSQTTICRFESLQLSFKNMCKLKPILTEWLNDLDKKASPEELLKGEARPPAPKRKHRTSIENNVKQRLENYFLNCTKPGAQEISQIARELGMDKTVVRVWFCNRRQKGKRQVNPYLRENIGGHPEVIQSLSPNNAEHFSLPQLATAQGFPTAQIHYNHPVYMPGFHTNELYQQNIPHGMPMANYAN, encoded by the exons ATGGAGGCGTTTACGAAGACTCTAAAATCTAAGCGTGTGAGCCTAGGGTACACTCAAGCGGATCTCGGCTATGCCCTAGGAGTGCTTTACG GCAAGTCATTTAGCCAGACGACTATCTGCCGCTTTGAGTCGCTACAACTCAGCTTTAAGAATATGTGCAAGCTGAAGCCAATACTAACAGagtggttaaatgacttggataaaAAAGCCAGTCCGGAGGAG ctTCTTAAAGGTGAGGCACGTCCCCCAGCCCCAAAGAGAAAGCATCGCACAAGTATCGAGAATAATGTAAAACAGAGACTGGAGAATTACTTTCTTAACTGCACCAAGCCAGGAGCACAGGAGATCTCCCAGATTGCCCGAGAGCTTGGAATGGATAAAACC GTTGTCCGGGTGTGGTTTTGTAACCGCCGACAGAAAGGAAAGCGTCAGGTGAACCCGTACCTGAGGGAGAACATTGGTGGACACCCCGAAGTTATCCAATCCCTTTCACCTAATAATGCAGAGCACTTTTCCCTGCCGCAATTAGCCACCGCTCAAGGCTTCCCTACGGCCCAAATCCACTATAACCACCCAGTTTATATGCCTGGCTTCCATACAAACGAATTGTACCAGCAGAACATACCTCATGGCATGCCCATGGCCAACTATGCTAATTAG